One window of the Chloroflexota bacterium genome contains the following:
- a CDS encoding FGGY-family carbohydrate kinase, producing the protein MKRDCVVALDAGSGSGRTVILDLEGNLLGAAAEEWTFHVPADEPFGSEFDPGEMWTTLARTTRRALSRAGIAPDLVCAISATSQRDGVVFLDAQGKEVHCSTNRDARGVLHAEEIARQFGELIYRTCGRWPLGLDAAARLWWFRIHRPEVYARIARIQMISDWLIYRLCGCTYSEPTNASSSLLFDVSRCQWSEELVRALDFATEICPPCASPGTVAGTLTPQAAKALSLPVGIPVAIGAGDSQAACLGCAAFDDGTTTVIAGTTLPVQMVLSAPVFDALHRVHTGAYVVPDHWVLESNGGIAGAAYRWFSETFAPSEAGGPDFERLEREAATATAGGVMAVLGPQVADFSSLPFPPPSLFVFPFVGALERPLTRGMFARAVLENVAYATRGNVEQLEEISGRVALSLNLCGGLTHSATLVQIVADVCNRPVRVPLVREASSVGAAICAAVGAGAFPDLRSAAQAMVHWEPLVEPDPSSARRYRGLYRKWLGLFEKARGLQ; encoded by the coding sequence GTGAAACGCGATTGTGTCGTGGCGCTCGATGCTGGTAGCGGCTCAGGTCGCACTGTGATCCTGGATCTGGAAGGAAATCTGCTTGGCGCAGCGGCCGAGGAGTGGACTTTCCACGTGCCCGCCGATGAACCCTTCGGTTCGGAGTTCGATCCGGGTGAGATGTGGACCACATTGGCGCGGACCACTCGACGGGCGTTGTCGCGAGCAGGAATAGCGCCGGATTTGGTATGCGCCATTAGTGCCACCAGCCAACGTGATGGCGTCGTTTTCCTCGACGCGCAGGGTAAAGAAGTTCATTGTAGCACAAACCGCGACGCCCGCGGAGTATTACACGCTGAAGAGATCGCCAGGCAATTTGGGGAATTGATTTACCGCACCTGCGGGCGTTGGCCGCTCGGACTGGATGCCGCGGCGCGGCTGTGGTGGTTCCGCATTCACCGCCCAGAGGTGTATGCACGCATAGCCAGGATCCAGATGATCAGCGATTGGCTGATCTACCGGCTGTGCGGTTGCACCTATTCGGAGCCAACCAATGCCAGCTCCTCGCTGCTCTTCGATGTCAGTCGCTGCCAGTGGTCGGAGGAGTTAGTCCGAGCGTTGGACTTCGCAACGGAGATCTGCCCCCCGTGCGCTTCCCCCGGCACAGTGGCGGGCACGCTGACCCCGCAAGCCGCCAAAGCCCTTAGCCTGCCAGTTGGCATTCCGGTTGCAATCGGGGCAGGCGATTCACAGGCTGCTTGTCTGGGCTGTGCTGCTTTCGACGACGGCACCACAACGGTCATCGCTGGGACCACTTTGCCCGTACAGATGGTGCTTTCCGCACCCGTCTTCGATGCACTCCACCGCGTGCACACTGGAGCCTATGTCGTGCCAGACCACTGGGTTCTGGAGAGCAATGGCGGCATAGCAGGGGCCGCCTACCGTTGGTTCTCAGAAACGTTCGCCCCTTCCGAGGCGGGTGGTCCAGACTTCGAGCGGCTGGAGCGCGAGGCAGCCACCGCCACCGCTGGTGGTGTGATGGCTGTGCTGGGACCGCAGGTGGCCGACTTCAGTTCACTGCCGTTCCCGCCGCCCTCGCTGTTCGTATTCCCCTTCGTCGGAGCGCTTGAGAGGCCCCTCACCCGGGGGATGTTCGCCCGCGCCGTCCTGGAGAACGTGGCCTACGCCACACGCGGCAACGTAGAGCAATTGGAGGAGATCAGCGGCAGGGTGGCTCTAAGTCTGAATCTGTGCGGGGGGCTGACACATTCGGCCACCTTGGTGCAAATCGTCGCCGATGTATGCAATCGCCCGGTGCGCGTGCCCCTGGTGCGCGAGGCCAGTAGCGTCGGAGCGGCCATCTGCGCCGCCGTGGGCGCGGGCGCGTTCCCAGATTTACGATCGGCTGCGCAGGCAATGGTCCACTGGGAGCCGCTGGTCGAGCCGGATCCGTCTTCTGCACGCCGCTACCGCGGCCTCTACCGGAAGTGGTTGGGATTGTTCGAGAAGGCACGCGGTTTACAGTAG
- a CDS encoding SCP2 sterol-binding domain-containing protein, with the protein MPAFESKEALEKVLAKLAELVQSDPAFITASKGQTLTIGYEFPDLEVSFYTNFLNGKVEAGLGEPPEEPMIQLTMDSDVLDDVFTGKVAAAKAAMKGDLAFSGNVMAAMRLQGLMADFTRLYQQAKSSA; encoded by the coding sequence ATGCCCGCATTTGAGTCTAAGGAAGCCCTGGAGAAAGTCCTGGCGAAGTTGGCCGAGTTGGTTCAAAGCGACCCGGCTTTCATCACCGCCAGCAAAGGCCAGACCCTCACTATTGGGTATGAGTTCCCCGATCTGGAGGTCTCCTTCTACACCAATTTCCTGAACGGCAAAGTGGAGGCAGGACTGGGTGAACCGCCTGAGGAGCCTATGATTCAACTGACTATGGACAGCGATGTCCTCGATGATGTCTTCACCGGCAAGGTGGCCGCGGCCAAGGCTGCGATGAAAGGCGATCTGGCATTCTCGGGCAATGTGATGGCCGCCATGCGCCTGCAGGGGCTAATGGCTGATTTCACACGCCTTTATCAGCAGGCGAAGAGCAGTGCGTAA
- a CDS encoding PTS sugar transporter subunit IIB, with the protein MKKKYSIAICCGANIATSTIVTNRVKEWLTNEGIRAEFIKCKINELPNYKPDIVISTTPVPDPGCPVFNGVPFVTNTNTGPVKQQILDCLKAMED; encoded by the coding sequence GTGAAGAAGAAATATTCAATCGCTATCTGTTGCGGAGCGAACATAGCTACCTCTACGATTGTTACCAATCGTGTGAAAGAGTGGCTGACGAACGAAGGCATCAGAGCGGAATTTATCAAGTGTAAGATAAATGAGTTGCCAAATTACAAGCCAGACATCGTTATTTCAACAACGCCCGTTCCCGATCCGGGGTGCCCGGTGTTCAATGGGGTCCCATTTGTGACCAACACCAATACTGGACCTGTCAAGCAGCAGATATTGGACTGTCTCAAAGCGATGGAAGACTAG
- a CDS encoding PTS galactitol transporter subunit IIC (with GatAB forms a phosphoenolpyruvate-dependent sugar phosphotransferase transporter for galactitol; subunit IIC forms the translocation channel and contains the substrate binding site), with protein MEAVRTVVKWLLDAGAPVMMPIVITVFGLVMRQGFGRSFKAGLMTGMGLIGISTIVSLITGSMGPAAKAMVDNLHLQFKALDIGGLAAMTWAVPTSMFIIPLILVVNLIMLALNLTKTFHIDIWNYWHFAFAAAVPYLLTQNVPLSLAIAVLTAYVTYKLADWAYPACADPQTFNIPGITLAHSGTIAWAPYVYAINKVLDKIPGVRDWKATPEDLAKRFGVFGEPSVIGLIMGIVIGALARYNLQGILKLGVTMAAGLIIMPRVISLIVEGLIPLADGIRDYVTQRFPGREIYIGMDAALIVGHPTTLAVSYFLVPITLLLAIILPGNGTLPYSMLASIFFPICWAVAPSKGNVVRTLIGGLFIMAVILYGTTIVAEYAHEGFKLIGAKLPEGMLATDMLAGRQFFPWVLVLIMQPLVGKGAMWQLLVGIFILATYFLIWWWVRDEPARCAAIDMEAEK; from the coding sequence ATGGAAGCGGTAAGAACTGTCGTAAAATGGCTACTGGATGCAGGGGCTCCAGTGATGATGCCCATTGTGATCACCGTCTTTGGCCTTGTTATGCGCCAGGGATTTGGCCGATCATTCAAGGCTGGTCTCATGACCGGGATGGGTTTGATCGGCATCAGTACTATCGTCTCACTAATCACAGGAAGTATGGGGCCTGCGGCCAAGGCCATGGTAGATAACTTGCACTTACAATTCAAGGCCCTGGATATCGGCGGCCTCGCGGCAATGACCTGGGCGGTTCCTACCTCGATGTTTATCATACCCCTAATTCTAGTAGTGAACCTCATTATGTTAGCCCTTAACCTTACCAAGACTTTCCACATTGACATCTGGAATTACTGGCACTTTGCTTTTGCTGCTGCAGTCCCTTACCTGTTGACCCAGAATGTTCCGCTTTCCCTCGCCATTGCCGTTTTGACTGCTTACGTTACTTACAAGTTGGCTGACTGGGCTTACCCGGCGTGTGCCGACCCTCAAACTTTTAACATCCCTGGCATCACACTCGCGCATTCTGGCACGATTGCTTGGGCGCCTTATGTCTACGCTATCAATAAGGTGTTGGATAAGATCCCAGGTGTCAGGGACTGGAAGGCAACCCCAGAGGATCTTGCGAAGCGCTTCGGCGTATTCGGCGAACCCTCGGTTATTGGTTTGATTATGGGCATCGTCATTGGTGCTCTGGCTAGGTACAACTTGCAGGGAATCTTGAAACTGGGTGTGACTATGGCCGCTGGTCTGATCATCATGCCCAGAGTGATCAGCCTAATTGTAGAGGGGCTGATCCCCTTGGCAGATGGCATCCGCGACTATGTTACCCAGCGTTTCCCTGGCCGTGAGATCTATATTGGCATGGATGCGGCGCTGATCGTGGGTCACCCCACCACTCTCGCTGTGTCTTATTTCTTGGTGCCCATCACTTTGCTGCTGGCGATAATCCTACCTGGGAATGGGACTCTGCCTTACTCTATGCTGGCATCCATTTTCTTCCCCATCTGTTGGGCGGTAGCTCCTTCCAAGGGGAATGTGGTCCGCACTCTGATCGGCGGTCTCTTTATCATGGCCGTCATTCTGTACGGGACCACAATAGTTGCCGAATACGCGCACGAAGGGTTCAAGCTGATTGGGGCCAAACTACCCGAGGGCATGTTGGCCACTGATATGCTAGCCGGCAGACAATTCTTCCCTTGGGTGCTGGTCCTGATCATGCAGCCGTTGGTAGGAAAGGGGGCTATGTGGCAGCTCCTCGTGGGCATCTTTATCTTGGCTACTTACTTCCTGATCTGGTGGTGGGTGCGGGACGAACCTGCTCGCTGCGCCGCAATTGATATGGAGGCTGAAAAGTAG
- a CDS encoding class II aldolase/adducin family protein, translated as MDEKERELRERLTKAGRELLEHGLLERDGNLSVRLPNSDQMLITPAGVKAGQVTPEMLVVVDFEGKVIRGELKPSSGVPMHKIIYNLRPDVQCVIHSHSPFATAFAVAGMPIPYALEIMETLGGAVPCAEYAPLGTELLAQNIGRVLGQANAVLLKNHGVLVAGQTIELAVKNVLTLEKAAQIVFYAQAMGSVTTLPQH; from the coding sequence ATGGATGAAAAAGAAAGAGAGTTGAGAGAAAGATTGACCAAGGCTGGGAGAGAACTGCTCGAACACGGTTTGCTCGAGCGTGATGGTAATCTGAGTGTGCGTTTGCCCAATTCAGATCAGATGCTGATTACCCCGGCGGGTGTTAAGGCTGGACAAGTAACGCCAGAGATGCTTGTAGTTGTGGACTTCGAGGGAAAAGTTATCCGCGGTGAGCTCAAACCGTCCTCCGGTGTGCCAATGCACAAGATCATTTACAACTTACGTCCTGATGTGCAATGTGTCATCCACTCGCACAGCCCTTTCGCGACAGCATTCGCAGTAGCAGGGATGCCTATTCCGTATGCTCTGGAAATCATGGAAACACTGGGTGGCGCGGTCCCTTGTGCCGAGTATGCACCCTTGGGAACTGAACTCCTTGCACAAAACATAGGCAGGGTGCTCGGGCAAGCAAATGCTGTGTTGCTGAAGAACCACGGGGTGTTGGTTGCAGGACAAACCATCGAACTCGCCGTTAAGAACGTCCTCACTCTAGAAAAGGCGGCACAGATCGTCTTCTACGCGCAGGCTATGGGAAGTGTGACGACGCTACCTCAGCATTAA
- a CDS encoding class II aldolase/adducin family protein, whose amino-acid sequence MSSEEELRLEIVSILEELFAAQLITPTGGNLSVRITDEEDAFLVTPTMLYKGGLKPEDIVKVNSAGKPANRRQRPSVETPMHLAIYAARSDVEGIIHSHAPLSTALGLVGGKIPAITVDAAPFIHTQIVPYGLPGTPKLIQNVVQALEHSPAVLLQCHGLLTVGWTLRQAANRALALEEVVRILLACRLFGQEPATLPQEALAFLQAAGVA is encoded by the coding sequence ATGTCATCAGAAGAAGAATTGCGTCTGGAGATCGTGTCTATCCTCGAAGAACTGTTCGCTGCGCAATTGATCACTCCTACCGGTGGCAACCTCTCAGTGCGCATCACCGATGAAGAAGACGCTTTTCTCGTCACGCCGACTATGCTCTACAAGGGCGGGCTGAAGCCAGAGGACATCGTCAAAGTCAACAGCGCGGGCAAGCCTGCGAACCGCCGGCAGCGACCATCCGTCGAGACGCCTATGCATTTGGCGATCTACGCTGCGCGCTCCGACGTGGAGGGGATCATCCACAGCCATGCTCCGCTGAGCACTGCGCTGGGACTAGTAGGCGGCAAGATCCCGGCCATCACGGTGGACGCTGCGCCGTTCATTCATACCCAAATCGTTCCCTACGGATTGCCCGGCACACCCAAGTTAATTCAGAACGTGGTGCAGGCGTTGGAGCACAGCCCGGCGGTGCTGCTCCAGTGCCACGGTCTACTCACCGTTGGTTGGACTTTGCGCCAGGCAGCAAACCGAGCCTTGGCCCTGGAAGAGGTCGTTCGCATCTTGTTGGCCTGTCGTCTGTTTGGGCAAGAACCGGCTACCCTGCCGCAGGAGGCGCTTGCCTTCTTGCAAGCGGCAGGCGTGGCCTGA
- a CDS encoding 3-phosphoglycerate dehydrogenase, with amino-acid sequence MRKRLNILITAQFDEEGLETLRRYGEVTYSCFGDESRVLAGQKLVQALQGVHILVTEVDQVKRYVLAKTPDLKVIASCRGDPVNIDVAAATERGIPVLRAPGRNADAVADLTLLFMLALLRHFLPVAAILRQPGDGMEKLARAFFEYKGVELWEKTVGLIGLGAVGQRVAKRLQAFGAHVVAYDPYVPAHQAHQIGVSLVSLDALLATSDIVSLHTVVTDETAGMFGEREFRLMKKGAYFVNTARAALTDEGALYRALRDGHLAGAALDVFADEPPSPNHPLLTLPNVIATPHIGGNTREVVIHQTRLVVADLVRLFEGQRPENIVNPEVLEHFRWP; translated from the coding sequence GTGCGTAAGCGGCTGAATATCCTGATCACTGCCCAATTCGACGAAGAGGGCCTGGAGACCCTGCGTCGCTACGGCGAGGTAACCTACAGTTGTTTCGGCGATGAGTCGCGCGTATTGGCGGGGCAGAAACTGGTGCAGGCCCTTCAAGGCGTACACATCCTGGTTACCGAGGTGGATCAGGTCAAGAGATATGTCTTGGCCAAGACCCCCGATCTAAAGGTCATCGCCAGTTGTCGGGGTGACCCGGTCAACATTGACGTGGCCGCAGCGACGGAGCGGGGCATTCCAGTGCTGCGGGCCCCTGGCCGCAATGCCGATGCTGTGGCAGACCTGACGTTGCTTTTCATGCTCGCCCTCCTACGTCATTTCTTGCCCGTGGCCGCTATCCTGCGCCAGCCTGGCGACGGCATGGAGAAGTTGGCCCGCGCCTTTTTCGAGTACAAAGGTGTCGAACTGTGGGAGAAGACCGTGGGGCTGATCGGGTTGGGCGCTGTTGGACAGCGGGTAGCGAAACGGCTACAAGCCTTTGGGGCGCATGTGGTGGCTTACGACCCCTACGTCCCCGCCCACCAGGCTCACCAAATCGGCGTCTCTCTCGTAAGCCTCGACGCCCTATTGGCCACGTCCGACATCGTCAGCCTGCACACGGTGGTCACCGACGAAACGGCCGGCATGTTCGGCGAGCGGGAGTTCCGCCTGATGAAAAAAGGCGCGTATTTTGTCAATACTGCCCGCGCTGCTTTGACCGATGAGGGGGCGCTCTATCGTGCGTTGCGCGACGGGCATCTGGCGGGCGCAGCACTAGATGTGTTCGCCGACGAGCCACCGTCACCTAATCACCCGCTGCTCACTCTGCCAAACGTGATCGCCACACCGCACATCGGTGGCAACACGCGTGAAGTGGTGATTCATCAGACGCGATTGGTTGTCGCCGATTTGGTGCGTCTATTTGAGGGCCAGCGACCGGAGAACATTGTCAATCCCGAGGTGTTGGAGCACTTCCGCTGGCCATAG
- a CDS encoding BglG family transcription antiterminator encodes MSEVRLRSHLDSRSRSILMLLLQSEMPLTASDIASRLSMTPRTVRYRLRVAEKWLQSRGARLVAKPGWGTLIDAPRQTKKRLIRELSGLTGYAPLLSRTERLHVLTLYLLTSNLPLLAQQMACELSVSRSTVLKDLDSVAKWLRKYDLSLVRRPNFGFTVSGREKDFQEAIVNLLLESIGEAFLLPSCTGSKATQSALTWSNAGIQHYARAFLDNLDLRHSRLLVALAATDIDMRFTDRAYIVTVLHLAILMQRARQGRHLDVSPEFIEQVKKRQEFLVAKKVAERVKDYTGVSLTESDVAYIAMRFLGAERAQGVGTTAGKKAENEGIAPEVPTIVRTILERVSFSLHPCLLVDQELIHNLVADLTWLLEHLRYDMPIRNPLLMNIRRQYPRIYQVAWESCTFLGDRLRKPVPMEVVGYITMHLAAAMERLRVPRRANRRVLIVCHAGIATASLLESRIQAEFPQVEIVGVVSASEVEKSPDLSEIDAIISTVPVEVRDLPTIVVNPLLNDESIAKLRAFLSKEDAPIASRKQAVLYKTNEPSLPHLLTADTIRLKIPVHSWPEVVSRAGKLLLDIGAIEASYIQAMKDMILQYGPYMVAWPGIALLHALPENGVKQVCMSLVTLREPVAFGHPNHDPVDIAIALGAVDNYSHLKALGQLQQLLETQEAVDKIHNAVDVYQVVDLISNSFFNE; translated from the coding sequence GTGAGTGAGGTACGACTACGATCACACTTAGACAGTCGTTCCCGTAGTATTCTCATGCTACTCCTGCAGTCTGAGATGCCATTGACTGCATCTGACATCGCGTCTCGGCTCAGCATGACCCCACGTACGGTGCGCTACAGACTTCGTGTTGCCGAAAAATGGTTGCAGAGTAGAGGCGCTCGCTTAGTAGCGAAACCCGGCTGGGGAACCCTAATTGATGCCCCTCGTCAGACCAAGAAACGTCTCATTAGAGAATTAAGCGGCCTGACTGGTTATGCCCCTCTATTGTCACGCACTGAGCGATTACATGTTCTTACCTTATACCTCTTGACTAGTAATCTGCCGTTGCTGGCCCAGCAAATGGCGTGCGAATTGAGCGTCTCGCGCAGCACTGTTTTGAAAGACCTGGACAGTGTTGCGAAATGGCTTCGGAAGTACGATCTCTCTCTGGTCAGGAGACCAAATTTTGGCTTCACGGTGAGCGGACGGGAGAAAGATTTTCAGGAAGCAATCGTGAACCTCTTGCTTGAGAGTATAGGGGAGGCCTTTTTACTGCCTTCATGCACAGGCTCTAAGGCGACCCAGTCGGCACTAACATGGAGTAACGCTGGTATTCAACATTATGCACGTGCGTTCCTCGACAATCTAGATTTGAGGCATTCTAGGTTATTAGTTGCACTGGCGGCAACCGATATTGATATGCGATTTACAGACAGAGCGTATATTGTCACTGTATTGCATCTCGCTATTCTAATGCAACGAGCTCGGCAGGGACGACACTTAGACGTTTCCCCCGAATTTATAGAACAAGTGAAGAAACGGCAGGAGTTCCTTGTGGCAAAGAAAGTGGCCGAAAGGGTCAAAGACTACACGGGTGTCTCACTTACCGAGTCAGATGTCGCTTACATTGCAATGCGGTTCTTGGGTGCCGAGAGAGCACAAGGCGTAGGTACTACCGCTGGGAAAAAAGCAGAGAACGAGGGGATTGCACCAGAGGTACCTACCATCGTTCGCACTATACTGGAGAGGGTTTCTTTTTCTTTGCACCCCTGTCTGCTGGTTGATCAAGAGTTGATTCACAACTTGGTGGCCGATCTGACATGGTTGCTAGAGCACCTGCGATATGACATGCCTATCAGAAACCCCCTATTGATGAACATTCGAAGACAGTATCCCCGTATCTATCAAGTTGCTTGGGAAAGTTGCACATTTCTTGGTGACAGGCTGAGAAAGCCAGTGCCAATGGAGGTCGTCGGCTACATTACTATGCACCTTGCAGCCGCAATGGAACGGTTACGTGTCCCTAGGCGGGCGAATCGACGGGTTTTAATCGTTTGTCATGCAGGTATCGCTACGGCCTCGCTGCTGGAGTCCAGAATACAAGCGGAGTTTCCCCAGGTCGAGATTGTGGGGGTGGTATCAGCCTCGGAAGTAGAGAAATCACCTGACTTGAGCGAGATAGACGCAATAATCTCCACCGTACCAGTGGAGGTCAGAGACCTCCCTACTATAGTGGTCAATCCTCTTTTGAACGATGAAAGTATAGCTAAACTCAGGGCGTTTCTAAGCAAAGAAGATGCCCCGATCGCTTCAAGAAAGCAGGCTGTGCTCTACAAAACGAATGAGCCCTCCTTGCCGCATCTCCTCACTGCTGATACAATTAGGCTTAAGATACCCGTTCATAGCTGGCCAGAAGTGGTTTCCCGAGCGGGTAAATTGCTGCTTGACATTGGAGCGATAGAAGCCAGCTACATCCAGGCAATGAAAGACATGATACTGCAATATGGTCCTTACATGGTCGCTTGGCCAGGGATCGCTCTGCTTCACGCGCTTCCCGAGAATGGAGTCAAGCAGGTATGCATGAGTCTGGTAACGTTGCGAGAACCGGTCGCCTTTGGGCATCCTAACCACGATCCGGTCGATATAGCCATTGCTCTGGGCGCTGTAGACAACTACTCACACCTGAAGGCGTTAGGACAACTACAGCAACTTTTGGAAACCCAGGAAGCCGTAGATAAGATCCATAATGCAGTCGACGTGTACCAGGTCGTAGATCTGATATCTAATTCGTTTTTTAATGAATGA
- a CDS encoding aldehyde ferredoxin oxidoreductase family protein, which translates to MPNGYRGKVLFVDLSTGRIEAETLPEDVYRHYLGGYGLGAYILYERMPRGADPLGPDNILGFLPGLLTGSGALFSGRYMVVGKSPLTGGWGDANCGGHFGPALRGTGYDGVFIRGAAEHPVYLYVDAERVELRDAGELWGLDSAQTRETIRQATSPDVQVACIGPAGEQGSLLAAIVTDGERIAARCGLGAVMGAKRLKAVAVRGKGHPPLADPQAFGKANAVYRRLFQSRPSRWASLIPGFLARFLPLLRRLRARLSGGPVQMVIDSYRRYGTAAGTAALVELGDTPVRNWTGIGFRDFPLPLSERLSDEAVIRDKIKPYACHSCPVACGGIIRLPDGTTGRKPEYETLAALGPLVMNSDLRVVEQCNQLCNLAGLDTISVGVAIAFAMECYEKGWLPQELATELPLRWGDGEALVELVRRIARREPGLGEWLADGVRRAAERLGPEAQAAAMHAGGQELAMHRGLYEPNVALGYQVDPAPGRHTSTLSGIAGGPAFAPYFALQGCKPAARYDYAAKGKTMAIVISVLRAFDSLGLCHFALMMGSPPFLEWLNAATGWGFDEAEFFRAGKRIQVLRHVFNAREGLPAQFPLPARERGEPPQEIGPVAGIILDMEAMARGYFEAMGIDPATGWPLSEMVKEIDIDREISSKL; encoded by the coding sequence ATGCCGAATGGCTACCGGGGAAAAGTCCTCTTCGTTGATCTTTCTACTGGCCGTATAGAGGCGGAGACCTTGCCCGAAGACGTCTATCGTCACTATCTGGGTGGCTATGGCCTGGGCGCGTACATACTTTACGAACGAATGCCTCGTGGAGCCGACCCACTCGGGCCGGACAATATCCTGGGGTTCCTGCCCGGGCTTCTCACTGGCAGCGGAGCGCTTTTCAGCGGGCGCTATATGGTTGTGGGCAAGTCGCCATTGACTGGGGGATGGGGCGATGCCAACTGCGGTGGACATTTCGGCCCAGCCCTGCGCGGCACAGGCTATGATGGGGTTTTCATCAGGGGTGCTGCGGAACATCCTGTGTACCTCTACGTGGATGCAGAGCGTGTGGAACTGCGCGACGCAGGAGAACTCTGGGGCCTGGACTCTGCTCAGACCCGGGAGACGATTCGCCAAGCCACTTCGCCCGATGTGCAGGTGGCGTGCATCGGCCCAGCGGGCGAGCAAGGCTCGCTCCTGGCAGCCATTGTCACGGATGGTGAGCGGATCGCGGCCCGCTGTGGCCTGGGTGCGGTGATGGGAGCCAAGCGGCTGAAAGCCGTCGCCGTGCGTGGCAAGGGGCACCCTCCTCTGGCCGACCCTCAGGCGTTTGGGAAAGCAAACGCAGTGTACCGCCGTCTGTTCCAGAGCCGTCCATCGCGCTGGGCCTCTCTTATCCCGGGCTTCCTCGCCCGCTTTCTGCCCCTCCTCCGCCGCCTCCGCGCCAGACTCAGTGGCGGACCGGTCCAGATGGTGATTGACTCCTATCGCCGCTACGGCACGGCAGCAGGGACCGCAGCCCTGGTCGAACTCGGTGACACACCGGTGCGCAATTGGACCGGCATCGGTTTCCGTGATTTCCCCCTCCCGCTCTCCGAACGGTTGAGCGATGAGGCGGTCATCCGCGACAAGATCAAGCCGTACGCCTGCCACTCCTGCCCGGTGGCTTGCGGCGGGATCATCCGTCTCCCCGATGGCACGACCGGCCGCAAGCCAGAATATGAGACCTTGGCCGCATTGGGCCCGTTGGTGATGAACAGCGATCTGCGGGTGGTGGAGCAATGCAACCAACTCTGCAACCTGGCAGGGCTGGACACTATCTCCGTGGGTGTGGCCATCGCCTTCGCTATGGAGTGCTACGAAAAGGGATGGCTGCCGCAAGAATTGGCCACTGAACTGCCTTTGCGCTGGGGCGATGGGGAAGCGCTCGTCGAACTGGTGCGCCGCATCGCACGGCGGGAGCCAGGCCTGGGGGAATGGCTGGCCGACGGGGTGCGACGGGCAGCGGAGCGCCTAGGGCCGGAGGCTCAAGCAGCCGCTATGCACGCTGGCGGACAGGAATTGGCAATGCACCGCGGCCTCTATGAGCCGAATGTGGCCTTGGGCTACCAGGTGGACCCTGCTCCCGGACGGCATACCTCGACCCTTTCTGGCATCGCCGGGGGACCGGCATTCGCTCCCTACTTTGCGTTGCAGGGGTGCAAGCCCGCTGCTCGCTACGACTACGCGGCCAAAGGCAAGACGATGGCGATCGTCATCTCGGTGCTGCGGGCCTTCGATTCCCTAGGATTATGTCACTTCGCGCTGATGATGGGATCCCCGCCCTTTCTGGAATGGCTGAACGCCGCCACCGGCTGGGGATTCGACGAGGCGGAGTTCTTCCGCGCCGGCAAGCGCATCCAGGTGCTACGTCACGTTTTCAACGCCCGCGAGGGATTGCCAGCCCAGTTCCCTCTTCCAGCCCGCGAGCGGGGCGAACCACCGCAGGAGATAGGGCCGGTGGCGGGCATAATACTGGATATGGAGGCAATGGCCAGGGGTTATTTTGAGGCCATGGGCATCGATCCGGCGACGGGCTGGCCGCTGTCGGAGATGGTGAAGGAGATTGATATTGACAGGGAGATATCAAGCAAATTATAA